From the Vibrio vulnificus CMCP6 genome, the window TCAAAACACTGACCGAACTGCTGCACACGTATGCGGAAATCAACGCCAAAGAGAACCCAGAAGCGTAATAATGATTCGGTGTTAATAGGGTATAAAACAAAAGGCGATCCATTGAGTTCGCCTTTTGTTTTTTCGGCTTTTTCGTTTACGTGAATCAGTCTGTTATTTGTGAATGAACGCATTGATTTGAAATTGTGTTGTGAATGAAAAGTCGGCACCATGGCAAGCTTGTTTTGGGCGTGAAAAAGGGAGAAAACATGAACGCAGCGATCACGATAAGTTTGGCGCAAATTCCAGTGGTAAGAGGGGATCTCCCAAGCAACCTTGCACAGCACATTTATATGATTGAACGTTCTGCAGAGCACGATGCCGATGTGGTGGTGTTTCCAGAACTTTCCCTCACTGGCTATGAGCTCGATTTAGCCAACGAGTTGGCGCTGTTGCCTGAGGCGGAAAGCATTCAGTCGTTGTCTCAAGCGAGCGTTGAACATCACGTCATCGTGATTGCCGGTTGCCCATTACGCCATGATGACGCTGCAAAGCCGACAATCGGTGCGGTGATCTGCTTTCCAGATGGCAGGGTGGAATATTATGACAAGCAATATTTGCACGAAGGTGAGGCGCAGTTTTGCTCGTCAGGCTCGTCGGATTACGTTTTTAACGTCAAAGAGCAGCAAATCGCCTTGGCAATTTGTGCGGATTTTACTCATGCAGAACACGCCCAAAGAGCAAAAGCACTGGGTGCTGACCTTTACCTCGTCAGTGCGCTGATCTCTGAAAATGGCTATGAGACGGATGCCAAAAT encodes:
- a CDS encoding carbon-nitrogen hydrolase family protein — encoded protein: MNAAITISLAQIPVVRGDLPSNLAQHIYMIERSAEHDADVVVFPELSLTGYELDLANELALLPEAESIQSLSQASVEHHVIVIAGCPLRHDDAAKPTIGAVICFPDGRVEYYDKQYLHEGEAQFCSSGSSDYVFNVKEQQIALAICADFTHAEHAQRAKALGADLYLVSALISENGYETDAKILSDIASEHAFPVLLSNHISPTGGWVTCGKSSIWNAQGKRLTEADSKEAGLILCTISGGDITVRNA